A genomic segment from Brassica napus cultivar Da-Ae unplaced genomic scaffold, Da-Ae ScsIHWf_1817;HRSCAF=2453, whole genome shotgun sequence encodes:
- the LOC125598988 gene encoding uncharacterized protein At4g04775-like, translating to MSSSSFTSGNYYRRRRNTERGTPKECWCGAPSDIFTSGSETNPGRLYYCCAKGYHKSHLFKWADECLVEEVEDIKAVINGMNRDISELRVNVGRLANGVKTESERKGGECLSESRCLRNVVVCVAGMAILCYYYFSV from the exons ATGTCTTCCTCATCCTTCACCTCAGGAAATTATTACAGACGACGTAGGAATACAGAAAGAGGAACGCCGAAAGAGTGTTGGTGTGGTGCACCATCTGACATTTTTACATCTGGAAGCGAAACAAATCCAGGAAGATTGTACTATTGCTGTGCAAAAGGATATCATAAG AGTCATTTATTCAAATGGGCGGATGAGTGCTTGGTGGAAGAGGTTGAAGATATTAAGGCAGTGATAAATGGCATGAATAGAGACATCTCGGAGTTGCGAGTTAACGTTGGTCGGTTGGCGAATGGAGTAAAGACAGAATCTGAGAGAAAAGGAGGCGAATGTTTGAGTGAGAGTCGGTGTTTGAGGAATGTGGTTGTTTGTGTGGCTGGAATGGCGATACTTTGCTACTACTACTTCTCTGTTTAG
- the LOC106384281 gene encoding uncharacterized protein LOC106384281: MDVSDVKSRGYPPRLYPVGSSNLENKDINYNFRSRDLPHIIETLGEDVWKALVNSPIGVVARLVERRSVWSGRTVHYLLCRQLRVHRKEIWSLVVDEPIRFSLVEFGEITGLNTGPLPTKSFEPDPDKYKPFWAKLKVSLGRGPTLDELKNSIEVCPSWTFEECKWLGLLVLQHMVLYCLHQNSRVPFESAKRVFDDEAMKSYPWGRTAYEVLIDSIKMLAPDRGSYTLSGLKDALLIWAYESIVCFGECFGRVVNNEDVPLLRWGGKRTRANFENLLSAEIKQHSQVRVRRMVSKESIEELLPEWLCQPDDPQLGNLITDIHAGRFVKGFWEVHGNAEGKGNEKKKKAEPPTKKQNKVKTNEGEAAATGKGSSEEEGNKDSGNNASLMAIASTLDKLSSKFDLMDARFKKPLVDQKSIDDMVKVAVEERLKVMGIGKNPQNKENLSNVAADQQPEPLSSPQPNTQQKSVCSPLLAETLGKDMGPRNNLSNELDKERGMKKTLAKEFGTHAEDEGANVLDFLYVSPEKATKAEDLRRRSTRNRTIKDEDAEDKKKAVQAETVLKKKEKAAAKRKAAASMKQKQHELKKPKQVELMNEEQAELKNQEQAELMNEELAELKNQEADNEKIKNITTPRANVKRCKVEDSVEDSEFAVMTDEVLTEENEILPESPMASQELIRSAIVKEYREKTVKLSPQGFALSEGSSRPVFPYIGDNGTTCMRNNVEPSSAIYDPLAPVDPIVLDKLMQHISRIPPKPPAPAKKRVVRSAAREGDFYSILILERPWPHSQYGWLFDDHISAYINILIKRSMRDPTPFWTKRIAFIDPWFLKKWVDDYKQFKLKPNMMKFTGNGYENLVHGKLPCNFQTNLKWYEHVDHLYGCLPTGGNHWVAFHVYLKKVKVDCYDSIIGEVTAKSASKMLEEFKPITLMLPDILNQNIPANLRTPSRKKFAFRRMSKRYTPQNTQIGDCGVYALKFVECLALGVSFAGINDKNIQGLRLKMAAEILDEGGNRT; the protein is encoded by the exons ATGGATGTTTCTGATGTTAAATCACGGGGTTACCCTCCAAGACTTTATCCTGTAGGGTCTTCTAACCTAGAAAATAAAGACATTAATTACAATTTTCGTTCACGAGATTTACCTCATATTATAGAAACACTAGGAGAAGATGTATGGAAAGCACTGGTGAACTCTCCCATTGGAGTAGTTGCTAGGCTAGTTGAACGCCGAAGCGTGTGGTCTGGTAGAACAGTACACTATCTACTATGTAGACAGCTGCGAGTACATAGGAAGGAGATATGGAGTCTGGTGGTTGATGAGCCTATCAGGTTTAGCTTGGTAGAATTTGGTGAGATAACTGGGTTAAACACTGGTCCATTGCCAACAAAAAGTTTTGAACCTGATCCTGATAAATACAAACCGTTTTGGGCGAAGCTGAAGGTGTCGCTTGGGAGGGGACCCACGTTGGATGAACTGAAGAACTCAATAGAGGTCTGCCCGAGTTGGACATTTGAAGAGTGTAAATGGCTAGGGCTATTAGTTCTTCAACACATGGTACTTTATTGTTTGCATCAAAATTCTCGGGTACCATTTGAAAGTGCCAAAAGAGTGTTTGACGATGAAGCCATGAAGTCGTATCCATGGGGTCGGACTGCATACGAAGTTCTCATTGACTCTATTAAAATGTTGGCTCCAGACAGGGGGTCATACACATTAAGCGGCCTAAAGGATGCGTTATTGATTTGGGCGTATGAATCCATCGTCTGCTTTGGCGAGTGTTTTGGGAGAGTGGTGAATAATGAAGACGTTCCACTTTTACGATGGGGTGGAAAGCGTACTCGTGCAAATTTCGAAAACTTGTTGTCTGCCGAGATAAAACAACATAGCCAG GTGCGTGTTAGGAGAATGGTTTCGAAGGAGTCAATCGAAGAGTTGTTGCCTGAATGGTTGTGTCAACCTGACGACCCACAACTCGGTAACTTGATAACAGACATACATGCAGGTAGATTTGTAAAAGGTTTTTGGGAAGTGCATGGAAATGCGGAGGGGAAGGgtaacgagaagaagaagaaagctgagCCACCCACTAAGAAGCAGAATAAAGTTAAGACCAATGAGGGTGAAGCTGCTGCAACGGGAAAGGGTTCAAGCGAAGAGGAAGGTAATAAAGATTCGGGGAACAACGCGAGTCTGATGGCCATTGCGAGTACTCTGGATAAACTTTCCAGTAAATTTGATCTGATGGACGCGCGATTTAAAAAACCATTGGTGGACCAGAAGTCGATAGATGACATGGTGAAAGTTGCAGTGGAGGAGCGTCTGAAAGTTATGGGGATAGGAAAAAATCcccaaaacaaagaaaaccTCTCAAACGTCGCCGCCGACCAACAACCTGAACCGTTGTCATCACCGCAGCCTAATACCCAGCAGAAGTCTGTCTGTAGTCCACTGTTAGCTGAAACCCTTGGAAAGGATATGGGACCTAGGAACAATTTGTCCAACGAGCTTGATAAGGAGAGAGGGATGAAAAAAACTTTGGCTAAGGAGTTTGGAACACATGCTGAAGATGAGGGTGCTAATGTTCTTGATTTCCTATATGTTTCTCCTGAAAAGGCAACTAAGGCTGAAGACTTACGTCGCCGCTCCACGCGCAACCGTACTATAAAGGATGAGGATGCagaagataagaaaaaagctGTGCAAGCAGAGACTGtgttgaagaagaaggagaaagctGCCGCTAAGAGAAAAGCGGCTGCCTCAATGAAGCAAAAACAACATGAGTTAAAGAAACCAAAACAGGTTGAGTTAATGAATGAAGAACAGGCTGAGTTAAAGAATCAAGAACAGGCTGAGTTAATGAATGAAGAACTGGCTGAGTTAAAGAATCAAGAAGCTGATAATGAGAAGATAAAGAATATAACTACACCGCGTGCCAATGTAAAAAGATGCAAGGTTGAAGATTCTGTAGAGGACAGTGAATTTGCTGTAATGACCGACGAAGTTCTTACGGAGGAGAATGAAATCTTGCCGGAGTCGCCTATGGCGAGTCAGGAATTGATTAGATCTGCTATAGTAAAGGAATATCGGGAGAAAACGGTTAAATTATCTCCACAAGGGTTTGCATTGTCTGAAGGTTCTTCAAGACCAGTTTTTCCGTACATTGGAGACAATGGAACGACGTGCATGAGGAATAATGTTGAGCCTTCGTCAGCAATATATGACCCTCTAGCACCTGTTGATCCGATTGTATTGGATAAACTTATGCAACACATCTCGAGAATTCCACCCAAACCACCAGCACCAGCAAAGAAAAGAGTTGTAAGATCCGCCGCTCGTGAGGGTGACTTCTACAGCATACTCATCCTTGAAAGACCGTGGCCGCATAGCCAATATGGATGGTTGTTTGATGAT CATATCTCTGCATATATTAACATCCTCATTAAGAGGTCCATGCGAGATCCCACCCCATTCTGGACCAAGCGAATTGCCTTCATTGATCCTTGGTTCTTGAAGAAGTGGGTTGACGATTACAAGCAGTTCAAGCTAAAACctaatatgatgaagttcacagGGAATGGTTATGAAAATCTTGTACACGGTAAGCTTCCCTGTAACTTTCAAACAAACTTGAAGTGGTATGAACACGTGGATCACTTGTACGGATGTCTTCCAACCGGCGGAAATCACTGGGTGGCTTTTCACGTGTATCTGAAGAAGGTTAAGGTTGATTGCTATGATTCAATCATTGGAGAGGTAACAGCCAAAAGTGCTTCGAAAATGCTTGAAGAGTTTAAACCGATAACGCTTATGCTTCCcgatattttgaatcaaaacatTCCTGCCAATCTCCGAACCCCGAGTAGGAAGAAGTTCGCATTCAGGAGGATGAGCAAAAGGTACACTCCACAAAACACCCAGATTGGCGATTGTGGGGTGTATGCGTTGAAGTTTGTGGAGTGTCTAGCGCTTGGTGTAAGTTTTGCTGGGATAAACGATAAAAATATTCAAGGTTTACGGTTGAAGATGGCGGCAGAGATCCTCGATGAAGGAGGAAACAGGACGTAG